Part of the Planococcus plakortidis genome is shown below.
AAACTTCGACGAACTCGGGACCGGTCAGCTCAGCAATCGTTTTCAGATGGTCGTCCGCCAAGTCATTTTCCCCTGCTTGGCGCATGACGTAAAGTTCGCTCATGGAATGGATCAAATGGCGGAACGTGGCTTCAAAATAAGGTTGAGAGAAACTTTCTCCCTTTTTCGCCAAAACAAATGGCAAGCTTCTTAAAAACATATCCGCCGATCCTTCCAGCCCATACCTGACCGTCGAGCTATGGACCTGGCAGAAATACAATTGCCAGCTTTGATAGCTGTCACTCTTTTCCAGCCCTTTCCACTCCTCATGGCGCCGGATATCCATATTCTGCTTGAAATGCTCTATCGCTTGCCCGATGACAAATGCAATCAATGGTATGGTCTCATCCCCGGATACTTCAATGCCGATGATACTCTTGACACCGAACGGATGATGGACAGCTTTTTTTCCATCGAACTCATCATCGATGATCCCATATTCAGTAAAAATCGCATGGCTGAAATCTTTGCGCTCTTTATAGAAGAAAAGAAATTCGATTTTATCTTTGAAATTAAATGGTTTGTATGCTGTTTTCGCTTTTTTTACCATTGCCGGAATATCAATCTCCGGGCTTTCGTCAAACAATTCAATATAGCGGATCCCTTGCTCCGTTGTTTTCAATGGTTTAACTCCTTCTCTGTAAGTCCATCTTTTCCCATTTCCCAAGTCGTTCCATTCGCGTATGGTTAGACCTATTATAAGAAAAACCTTTTCCAAAACACAAGCAAGAACTTTCCGCTCCCTATAAAGAAGCCTTCACGGCTTTCCCTGCTGCCTGTGCGCTACAGTCAGATGACCGCGCACTGGCTGATCGGATGCAGCACTTATAGATGGGGGGGAGTTGATGAAACAGTCTTTCAGCACCTTCAATAACTGCCCTGACCGATTATTCCGTGTTTCAGCTCACCAAGCCCTACAATTTGCCAGTATCCTGTAAAATTACTTAATAATCAGTCAAATCCGGCCATCAGAGCACAAGCTTTTTTTTCGGAACCAAATGAAAGCGCTTCAGCAAACCGTGCCGCATGAAGTCCCTGGCCGGCCATCAACATAATCAAAAAGGAGAGATTTTTATGACAACTACAACTAAAGGTTTAGAAGGTGTCGTCGCAACACAATCGGCGATCAGTTCGATCATCGATGATACCCTTACATACGTCGGCTATAATATCGACGATCTGGCGGACAACGCCAGCTTCGAAGAAGTGATCTACCTATTGTGGCACCAGCGTTTGCCGAAGGCGGACGAACTGGCCGAGCTCAAACAGCAGCTCGCGGACAACATGGCCGTACCGCAAGCGGTACTGGACCACTTCAAGACATACGACATCAAGAACGTCCACCCGATGGCGGCACTGCGCACTGCGGTCTCCATGCTCGGCCTCTTCGATGAAGAAGCCGAAGTGATGGAACCGGAAGCAAACTACCGCAAAGCGGTGAAGATCCAGGCGAAGATCTCGACGCTCGTGACGGCATTCGGCCGCATCCGCGCTGGGAAAGAGCCGATCCAGCCGAAAACGGACTACAGCTTCGCAGCGAACTTCCTGTACATGCTGTCCGGCGAAGAGCCAAAAGACATTGAAGTCGAAGCCTTCAACAAAGCGCTCGTGCTTCACGCAGATCACGAGCTGAACGCATCGACGTTCACGGCGCGTGTGGCGGTCGCGACCTTGTCTGACGTCTACTCCGGCGTAACCGCTGCGATCGGCGCCTTGAAAGGCCCGCTCCATGGCGGCGCTAACGAGCAGGTCATGAAGATGCTCACGGAAATCGGCTCTGTCGACAACGTCGAGCCTGTGATCAAGGAAAAGCTTGCGAACAAAGAGAAGATCATGGGCTTCGGCCACCGTGTCTATCGCCAAGGCGACCCGCGCGCGAAACATTTGCGCGACATGTCGAAAAAGCTCACCGAGCTTCGCGGCGAATCGAAATGGTATGAAATGTCCGTGAAAATCGAGGAATTGGTGACAAGCGAAAAACCGCTTCCGCCAAACGTCGATTTCTACTCGGCATCCGTCTACCATTCGCTCGACATCGAGCACGACCTGTTCACGCCGATCTTCGCGGTCTCCCGTGCCTCGGGCTGGCTCGCGCATATCCTGGAGCAATACTCGAACAACCGCCTGATCCGCCCGCGTGCGGAATACATCGGGCCTGGCATGCAGACCTACGTGCCGGTTGAAGAACGTTAAGTTCATCGCCACAAGCTTGAGCCGTACCTTTCATTAGGTGTCTGGCTCAAGCTTTTCTATTTGCCCATGCCAGCCCGAGTTGGTTGTTTCATGTTTTTCATAGCGGCTATAATAACAGGAAAGACATGCTCTACAAATTATCGTTAGGAGGCGCTCCCATGAACTACTCAAAAAGCGGCTGGAAACTGCAGAATAGCTATGCTGGCCTTCCGAAAACATTATATGCCCCGATGGAAGCCAATCCAGTTGCCTCGCCTAAATTGGTCATTGCGAATAAGGAATTGGCGAAAACACTGGGGCTGGATCCCGGCCAGCTGGACAGCCCCGAAACCCTTCAAGTATTCGCAGGCAATCGTTTTCCCGAAGGCAGCTTTCCGCTCGCCCAGGCTTATGCCGGCCACCAATTCGGCCAATTCACGATGCTCGGCGACGGGCGCGCCATCTTGATCGGAGAACAGCAGACGCCGGATGGCCGGATTCTTGATATCCAATTGAAAGGCGCCGGCATTACGCCATTCTCCAGAAGCGGGGACGGGCGCGCGGCACTTGGTCCCATGTTGCGGGAATACATCGTCAGCGAAAGCATGCATGCGCTCGGCATTCCCACGAGCCGCAGCCTGGCAGTCGCATTGACAGGCGAAAAAATCCAGCGCTACGCTGCAGAGCCCGGGGCGATTCTCACACGGGTGGCATCAAGCCATATCCGTGTCGGCACTTTTCAATTTGCGGCAAAATACCGTTCCAATGAAGATTTGAAAGCTTTGGCCGATTTTACCATCAACCGGCATTTCCCGGACATTGACGGTCCAGACCGCTATATCGAGTTATTCCGGCAGACGGCCCGGCGCCAGGCTTCACTCATTGCGAAATGGCAGCTCGTAGGTTTTGTCCACGGCGTCATGAATACCGACAACATGGCCATCAGCGGTGAAACGATCGATTATGGCCCTTGTGCTTTCCTGGACCGTTACGAGGAATCCGCGGTCTTTAGTTCGATTGATGCCGGCGGCCGCTATGCGTACCGTAACCAGCCGCTCATCGGAGGATGGAATTTGGCACGCTTTGCCGAGTCCTTATTCCCCCTCTTGGATGATCGCCCTGAAAAAGAAGCGCTTGCTTCTCTTCAGGAGATACTCCAGGAATACGTCAAGCTGCAGAAGCAATTATATATGACTGGCATGCGCGAGAAACTGGGCTTGTTTACCGAAATGCCCGATGACGGACAATTGATCGATGAATTGCTGGAATTGATGCACGAACATCAAGCCGATTATACCAATACATTCCGTTCGTTGACCTTCGAGGACATTGAAGAGCCCCAGTTATCGAATAGCGGATCGTTCGATTCCTGGCTCAGCCGCTGGAAGACCCGGCAACAGCAGGAAGGCCGCACAGCAGAGGAAATCCTGGATTTGATGAAAAGCCGAAACCCGGCAGTCATCCCGCGGAACCACCGCATAGAAGCTGCACTCGAAGCTGCCTTGCAAGGCGATTACGAAGTGATGGAAAAACTATTGGCCATCCTTCAAGACCCGTATGCCCACTCCAAAGAGCAGCAGCCCTATACGGCCGCTCCCCCCCTTCAACGCCGCCATACCAGACCTATTGCGGAACATGAAAAAAATCCCCTGCCTGTTTATCGGCAGGGGATTTTTTGGTTGAACGCCGTTATGGTCACTGTCCGTCTTTCACTTCAGTGACACTGACCATCTTGACTTCATCCATCTTGAATTGGTAATACGTGTCGTTGTCGCCGATAAATTCGCGGAAATCATCCGCATCCAAACCGCTGACCGCTTGTTTTGGGGTATCGGCTTCTACGGTATTGACTGCCTCGACGCCAGCCCCGAAATGATAGACGACGCGGAATTTTTTTGATGCTTCCATGTATGCGATTCCTCCTCAAAAAACGTGTCTTGTCTTCTTTACCCGTTTTTTCCCTATGTATTCTTCTCTTGCCAAAACAACCCGATCTTTCTCTCCTCCTTTAAACTGCCTGTTGTCCATTCGATTGGACGATAAAACACCGCCCTCCTTCAGTAGTGAAGGAGGGCGGTGTTTAGTTTACATAATAAAATTACCTTCTTGTGATTCCGATGTTCAGTTCAGCTATCGATCTTGCCATATGTGATTTCGTCCTCATCTTGGACATCGACGCCGTTCTTCACGTGGACAATCGTCCGCAAAATCAATTTGGCATTAGCATTTTCCAGTACCCAACGCTCATCCGGCACGATTTCGAATTGCTGCATGACGGAGTTCTTCGACTTTACAGCACCTGCAAATTCCAGGCTCTGTTTGGCAACCGGCGTTTCATAAAAATCGAAGTCACTGTCTTCCCGGTAATCTTCCACAAGCCGGATCACTTGCAGCTCGATATAGTCGATCTCCTGATCCCCGCTTCCGCCGTCCAGGTAGACCGTGCCGTTCAACGTTTCACCTTCTTCAAGATGCGGCCTCTCCACTACGGTGTCTACCTTGACCGATCCGATCCCGATCGAAGATAAAAAGTCTTTGAATTTCATAAAAATCTATACCCCCAAATTTTGATAATTCTCCATACCACTTTCCGGCTCTCTGTAAACAGAAAACTTAAAGCTCCGTGTAATCGTACTGTTTATCCAAGTCCGTTTCATACCGGTTATACCGCCGTTTGAACAGCTTGTACAGGTGGCTGATGATGACCCGCAGCAATGCGTACATCGGAATCCCCAAAATGACCCCGACGACGCCGAATAGGGAGCCGGCTGTCAACAAGACGAAAATGATCGTGACAGGATGGATGTACATCGTCTTGCCCATTACTTGCGGTGAGATTAAATTACCTTCCACCAGCTGCACGACGGTCCAGACGACCGCAAGTTTCACGAGCATGAACGGCGAAGTGACCAGCGCGATGATCGCGGCGGGCGTTATCGCAATCGCCGGCCCGATATACGGGACGACGCTGGTGACCATGGCAAGCGCCCCGAGCAGCAGCGCATAGTCCATGCCGATGATCAAGAAGCCGATATAGACCATCACGCCGATGCAGAATGCGACGATGAGCTGCCCTTGGATATACGCGCCCAATTGCTTGTCCGCTTCCTGCAGGACCTCTTTCGTATCCTCGCGGAATCTCGGTGGCAATAGCTTCAGGAAATAGCCTGGAAGTTTATCGCCGTCTTTCAACAAATAGAATAGGATGAATGGGACGATGACGATCGACAGGATGACGCCGGTGATCGTTGAAATCCAGCCGGTAACACGGGTGATGATGCCCGTGACGGTCTCTTGGAGCGTATCCGCGATGCTCGTCGGCAAAGTCGCGATCAAGGCCTCGATATTGAAATTTGACTCCGTGTAATAATCCCCAAGAAACGAATTGCGCAAGAATTGGTCGATATTGTTCAATAAGCGCATGAAATAATCCGGAAATTCCTCGATCAAGTTCTGGAATTGCTCCCTCATGAACGGGAACACCAAGACACTCAATAAGGTCAGCAGCCCGATGCCTCCAAGAAAGATGATGAGGATGCCCCAGATCCTTGGGATTTTAAAGCGCTCCAGCAGCCGCAGCACGGGTCGCAATAAGTAAAACAGGATAAGCGCCAGCACGACCGGCAGGACCACCGTTTTCATGAACACGTTTAATGGATTGAAGATAAACGATACTTCCCGGAAAATGAATACGACAAGCCCGATCAAAATTAGGATCAATAAGGTGAAAAGCGTGTTCCTCCCACCCAGAAACCGGATATAGTTGGTAGCGAAAAACGGCGGTCTATTGTCATCTGGCGGCATGGAGATCCCCTCTTCTTTATATAAGCTTCTACCTATAGTTTACCATATTATCTGAATAATTAGTTGAGGGGCTGGGACAAAAATTCTTCCAGCGCCCGGCGGTTTTGCTCTACATCAATTTCAAGGACCGATCCGGCTTGCGGATAATTTGCATAGCTGTATCCGCCTTCTACCGGGATGGTCAAGCGTTCGATTTCCCCGCTGCCACCCGTGCCGAGCTGTGTCGCCAATTTAATCTGGTCTACCAAAGGCATATCGGTCTGCACATAGCCTTGTGCCGCTCCTGCGAGTTTTGGCAGTTTCGGGATCGAAGACACGCTGATCAACTCATCTTTTAAGGCAGCGATGACTTGCTGCTGGCGGCGCACGCGGCCGAAGTCGCCTTCATTATCCGAACGGAAACGCGCGTACCCGAGCAATTCCTGGCCATTCAAGTTCTGGACGCCGGGAGACAAGGTCACGCCGATTTTCTCGGACATCTCTTTTTCCACATCGATTTCGACGCCGCCTGGCGCTGCGATATCGACGAGTGTTTCGAAACTTTGGAAATCGACGAGTGCATAATTATGGATTTCAACGCCGAACATTTCACGCAAGGTCGACGCCAGTAAATCGACGCCCCCCAAATAATAAGCGGTATTCAATTTATAGGATTGATAGCCTGGAATATCCGCATAAATATCACGCATGAACGAAGTGATTTTCACTTCATTGTTTTCACGGTCGTGTGTCACCATCATCATCGTATCCGTCCGGGATTGCGCTTCCCCGCGCGAGTCTATCCCTAGGACGAGGATGTTCTGGTATCCGCTATTGTCTTCGTCCCCAGCGAAAGGTTCCGGTTCAATTTCGGTTTCACCGGCAATGTCTTGCCCTTGCTGGTATTGCATGAAAAAGTAGATTCCGGCGCCGAGCAATAAAATGATCAATAATAAGAAAAGTTTGCCTCTCGGGCGGAACCGTCTGCGCTTCCTGGTCTGTCTTGTTTCGTATTGTTCTTCCATGATGATTACATTCCTTTCTGAGCTGTACAATTTGTTTAGACGCATATAAGGAGAAAGAAGTTTCCCCGTGCAACACGTTTTTATTGTCGGGGCAAAGCCGTAGTGGTAAAATTTTTCTTATTCCTAGGCGCTATACCGTTTCTGCGGGCCATCGCCTATTCAATGGAAGGAGGCAACCCGATGTTTGAAAAAGCAACATTCGCCGGCGGCTGTTTCTGGTGCATGGTCAAGCCGTTCGATCAATTCGATGGCATTGAATCCGTCATTTCCGGATACACGGGCGGCCATTTGGCGAATCCGACATACGAACAAGTGAAAAGCGGCCATTCGGGCCATTTGGAAGCGGTCGAGATCACCTTCGACCCGGCAGTCTTCCCATACGAACAATTACTGGATATTTTTTGGCAGCAAATCGACCCTACCGATAACGATGGGCAGTTCCAGGACCGTGGCGCTTCCTATCGCCCGGCCATATTCGTCCATAATGAGAAGCAGCGTCAAATGGCGCTCGCTTCAAGGAAACTGCTCGACGAAAGCGGCCGCTTCCCTAAACCGGTGATCACTGAAATCCAGGATGCCGAACCTTTCTATCCGGCAGAAGAATACCACCAGGATTTTTATTTGAAAAACCCCGATCATTACGCACAGGACCGTGCCGATTCGGGGCGCGATGAATTCTTGGAAGCCGTGTGGAAGAAAGCCGACGCTTGATGCGCCGGCTTTTTTTAAGCCCGAATATCCAGCCAACAGGTTTCCTCGCGATGTCACTGGCTCCTGATACCCCCGGGAATATTTTTATTGACAGATTATTCACTTAGTTTAAAATCAAAATCAGCGGGTCTCCCCGCCATACTGGGTCTAACAGGAGGCATTATTATGCAATGGCTTAGCACATTGGATATTTTTTTCGTGCAATTGATCCTTATCCCGCCGTTTGTCATTTCACTTGGCGTCATCGCCGCACTGCTGTCCAGCCGAGTTTTCATCGGCCCGATCGTCACGCTCATCTCAGCGCTTGAACTCAATTATTGGTATTTTTCAACCACCCTTCCGGAAGCGGACATTCCGCCGATGATGGTCGCTTACTGGGCAATCCTGTTCCCGTTAATGTCGCTTTGTTGTTCATGGCTGGCTTTAGCCCCATCCACTAAGCAAGCGTTCAAGGTTTTCGATTAAGCAAATATGCAAAGAGTACCATCAAGAAGACGAATGCCAGGAACATCCATAAAGTGATGTCGTGGTTGCCCGTCTGGTCATAAACCACTCCGATGATAAAGGGCATGAACGCCGAAATCAAATAGCCACCCGATTGCGTCATCGCAGCCCAGCTATTTGCTTCGTCGGCCGAATTCGTTGCATCGAGCGGCAGCAATAAGGCGATCGGAAACAAGCCGCCGAGCGCCACTCCGATAAGAACGGCGGCGGGCCATACCGACCACGCCCCTGCAAACATCAATAACAGGATGCCGCCGGTGCCGAAGCCGAGCACAACCAACACCCATAAAAAGCGGTTCGGGTAACGGCTGAACAGCAGCGGGATGGAAATATTGCAGACGATCTGCACTGCCGTCATGACAGTGACGACTGCCCCTGCAGACAGGACGCTCAAGCCTTTGTCGATGGCAATCGGCGCAAGCCATGTCAGCATCGAGAAAAAGAAAGCCGATTGGAAGCCGAAGAACAATAGCATGTACCATGCCTTCACATTTTTCCATGGGCTTTCTGTGATCGGCAACGGATCATCCGGCATTGCTTGTGCTTGCCCTTTCGACTTCGCTTCAGGCATTCTCAGCCATACGATCAGGGCAGCAATCGCCAAGACCGACCAGATCGCAAGCCCCGCCGGCCATCCGGCCGCTGCATAGACGATACTCGTCAATCCAGCGGCAAGTGTGGCACCAAGCCCCATGCCGAACGAATAGATGCCGATCAAGGAAGCCGTCCGGGCCGGAAAATCCCGTTTGATCATCGCAGACAGCATCGGCCCGATGATGGCGATCGCGATGCCGATGAAAAACGAACTAAGCAATAAATTGAAATAGCTCGGCCAAAAGCCGCGGCCTAACGTAAAGACGCCGATAACGGCCAATAAAAAGCCGATGGAACGCTTCAAGCCGTAACGGCGGTTGAAGACGATCGCAAACGGCGCGAACACCCCCATGCACAGTACTGGCACAGCGGTCAATAAACTGACTTGCCCATTGGTGAGCAAGAGATCCGTCCGAATCGGATCGAGCATCGGGCCGATCGAAGAAATGGCCGGCCGCAAATTGAGCGCCACTAAAAGGATGGCGAAAATGACGCCGGTCAAAGCAGATTTATTTCCAACTTCCTTCATGTTTCTCTCTCCTTCTCCCTCAGCACCAAACTTGTGTTCCTGCCGCTGCTTCCCTTAAAATAAGACTGGAAAGGCGGGTTGCTGGATGAAGCTCATAAATTGGAGCTACGCAAAACGATACAATATTAAAGCCACTTTTGATGAATTTCCGCACGTCGTGGTGCTATTTCGCCAAATCGGGGGCTATTACTTCATTTTCTCGATGAAAGGCCTGACGCCGGAACATGTCCCGGGCAGGCGTGAATATGTACAAATGGAATACTTGCTGAACAAAGAACTCGGCCAACTGGATGCATACCTCCGGCGAAAAAGCCGTTGAGGCATTTCCTCTATTAGTTTAGCTGACACGGGCTTTGAACGCTACCGGTTTAAGGTGTATTCGTGTTATACTATTCATATTGTGAATTTTAGGAGGACGAATAATAATGATAGCAGTAAATGATGTATCCTTGCGTTTTGGCGACCGCAAATTGTTTGAAGACGTCAACATCCAGTTCAACCCGGGCAATTGTTACGGCTTGATCGGGGCGAACGGAGCCGGTAAATCGACGTTCATCAAGATCCTTTCGGGTGAACTCGAAGCACAATCGGGGAATGTTTCCCTGGGCTCAGGCGAACGCCTTGCCGTATTGAAGCAGAACCACTTTGAATACGAAGAGCATGTAGTCCTCGATACGGTCATCATGGGCCATAAAAAACTCTATGACGTCATGTCCGAGAAAAACGCCATCTATATGAAAGAAGATTTTTCCGACGAAGACGGCATGCGCGCTGCCGAACTTGAGGGTGAATTCGCAGACCTGAATGGCTGGGAAGCGGAATCCGAAGCCGCCATCCTGTTGCAGGGACTCGGCATTTCCGAAGATCTTCACGACAAGAAAATGGCGGAACTCTCCGGATCGGATAAAGTGAAAGTGCTTTTGGCACAAGCCCTGTTCGGCAAACCGGATGTACTTCTTCTGGATGAGCCGACCAACCACTTGGACTTGAAAGCCATCCAATGGCTGGAAGAATTCCTGATCAATTTCGACAATACGGTCATCGTCGTATCACATGACCGCCACTTCCTCAATAAAGTGTGCACGCATATTGCAGACCTTGACTTCGGGAAAATCCAGTTGTATGTCGGGAACTACGATTTCTGGTACGAATCCAGCCAATTGGCGACTCGCCTGGCATCCGACCAAAATGCGAAAAAAGAAGAAAAGATCAAAGAACTGCAGGCCTTCATTGCCCGTTTCTCTGCCAATGCTTCGAAATCCAAGCAGGCAACTTCCCGGAAGAAAATGCTCGATAAAATCGAGTTGGACGACATCCGCCCGTCTTCCCGTAAATACCCGTTTGTCAACTTCACCATCGGCCGCGAAATCGGCAATGATGTACTGACGGTTAAAGACCTGAGCCAAACAGTCGACGGCAAGCAATTATTGAACAACATCAGCTTCAATATGAACAAGGACGATAAAATCGTCCTGATCGGCGACCCGTTAGCCAAATCCGCCCTTCTGCGCATCCTGGCTGAAGAGGACGAACCGGCAACAGGCTCAGCCCGCTGGGGTGTCACGACTTCACGCGCCTACTTGCCGATCGACAATACCGAGTACTTCGAAGGCAGTGAAACTTCCCTTGTGGATTGGCTACGCCAGTATTCACCGGAAGATGAAAGCGAAACCTTCCTTCGCGGATTCCTTGGCAGAATGCTGTTCTCCGGCGAAGAAGTGAAAAAGAAACCTTCCGTCTTATCGGGTGGCGAAAAAGTGCGCTGCATGCTATCGAAAATGATGCTGTCGCATGCCAACGTGCTGCTACTGGATGAACCGACGAACCACTTGGACCTGGAATCGATCCAAGCCCTGAACAATGGCATGATCGCTTTCAAAGGCGCAATGGTCTTCACTTCCCATGACCACCAGTTTATCCAGACCGTTGCGAACCGTGTCATCGAGATCCAGGAAGATGGCTCGATTCTCGACAAGCAATTGACTTATGATGAATTCTTGGAATGGAAAGAAGCACAAGGCATCGCCAAATGATTGCCTGACATGAAAAACCCCCTCAGAAACGGCGTTTCTGAGGGGGTTTTTCGATTCGTTTCGGATTTATTTCAGGAAACGTTTTACGGCTTTACCGGCTGGAAGTTTCGCCGCCAGCTGGTCACCGGAATTCGCCAATTTGCTTAACACTTTCAAGAGGTCTTCATCCCCTGCCCAATGTTCCGTGACGACTTCTTTCGGGAACCGGTTCAGGACAGTATTGAGGACGTAAACCGCAACGATGACATCGTCCATGAAGCCGCCCGGGCCGACCAGGATTTCCGGCAGCAGGTCGATAGGTGCCATAAAGTATAGCACACCGGCCCCGACATAGGCTTTGCTTTTCTTATCGATACGGCTGTCAAGCAGCAGGCGCGTCAATAGATGGAAAAGGTCTGGCGCAAAAAAGACAAATTGGCCTGCTGAATCCAATTTCGAAGATTTACTTTCGAGCCAATTATGCACTCTCACACGAAGCTTTTGATAAAAATCCTGTTGTTTTTCCTCACTCGGCAATGATTTGCTCAAATATTCGTTCTCCATATGCGTTCCCCTTTCCTCCGGCGATCAAAAGACTAGTGTGACGTTTGTCGCTACCCGCTCTTTCCCGGGTGCCCCGTCATAAACCGTGAATTCGACGTGCTGGTTCGGCATGAACCGGCGGAACCCTTCTTCATTGATATTGATCGTTTCGAAATAGAATAGCTCGCCTGTATCGCCCTCGATATAGCCGAATCCTTTATCGTCATTGAATTCCTTGACTTTTCCTTGCATGGATAATCCTCCTCCATTTTCTTGGCAATCTCTTTTAGATATACCCGGATAAACAGGAAGATTAAACAATAGCTCCGTTGAGGGGAAAAATCCCCATCAAAAAAGAACTGCCTTAACGGCAGTTCTTGGATTGGAGAATTAAAGTTTAGTTACGTTAGTAGCTTGAGGTCCGCGGTTGCCTTCCTCTACTTCAAATTCCACGCGTTGTCCTTCGTCAAGCGTCTTAAAGCCTTCGCCTTGGATC
Proteins encoded:
- the citZ gene encoding citrate synthase; the encoded protein is MTTTTKGLEGVVATQSAISSIIDDTLTYVGYNIDDLADNASFEEVIYLLWHQRLPKADELAELKQQLADNMAVPQAVLDHFKTYDIKNVHPMAALRTAVSMLGLFDEEAEVMEPEANYRKAVKIQAKISTLVTAFGRIRAGKEPIQPKTDYSFAANFLYMLSGEEPKDIEVEAFNKALVLHADHELNASTFTARVAVATLSDVYSGVTAAIGALKGPLHGGANEQVMKMLTEIGSVDNVEPVIKEKLANKEKIMGFGHRVYRQGDPRAKHLRDMSKKLTELRGESKWYEMSVKIEELVTSEKPLPPNVDFYSASVYHSLDIEHDLFTPIFAVSRASGWLAHILEQYSNNRLIRPRAEYIGPGMQTYVPVEER
- a CDS encoding sporulation protein, with translation MKFKDFLSSIGIGSVKVDTVVERPHLEEGETLNGTVYLDGGSGDQEIDYIELQVIRLVEDYREDSDFDFYETPVAKQSLEFAGAVKSKNSVMQQFEIVPDERWVLENANAKLILRTIVHVKNGVDVQDEDEITYGKIDS
- a CDS encoding AI-2E family transporter; its protein translation is MPPDDNRPPFFATNYIRFLGGRNTLFTLLILILIGLVVFIFREVSFIFNPLNVFMKTVVLPVVLALILFYLLRPVLRLLERFKIPRIWGILIIFLGGIGLLTLLSVLVFPFMREQFQNLIEEFPDYFMRLLNNIDQFLRNSFLGDYYTESNFNIEALIATLPTSIADTLQETVTGIITRVTGWISTITGVILSIVIVPFILFYLLKDGDKLPGYFLKLLPPRFREDTKEVLQEADKQLGAYIQGQLIVAFCIGVMVYIGFLIIGMDYALLLGALAMVTSVVPYIGPAIAITPAAIIALVTSPFMLVKLAVVWTVVQLVEGNLISPQVMGKTMYIHPVTIIFVLLTAGSLFGVVGVILGIPMYALLRVIISHLYKLFKRRYNRYETDLDKQYDYTEL
- a CDS encoding LCP family protein, with amino-acid sequence MEEQYETRQTRKRRRFRPRGKLFLLLIILLLGAGIYFFMQYQQGQDIAGETEIEPEPFAGDEDNSGYQNILVLGIDSRGEAQSRTDTMMMVTHDRENNEVKITSFMRDIYADIPGYQSYKLNTAYYLGGVDLLASTLREMFGVEIHNYALVDFQSFETLVDIAAPGGVEIDVEKEMSEKIGVTLSPGVQNLNGQELLGYARFRSDNEGDFGRVRRQQQVIAALKDELISVSSIPKLPKLAGAAQGYVQTDMPLVDQIKLATQLGTGGSGEIERLTIPVEGGYSYANYPQAGSVLEIDVEQNRRALEEFLSQPLN
- the msrA gene encoding peptide-methionine (S)-S-oxide reductase MsrA, with product MFEKATFAGGCFWCMVKPFDQFDGIESVISGYTGGHLANPTYEQVKSGHSGHLEAVEITFDPAVFPYEQLLDIFWQQIDPTDNDGQFQDRGASYRPAIFVHNEKQRQMALASRKLLDESGRFPKPVITEIQDAEPFYPAEEYHQDFYLKNPDHYAQDRADSGRDEFLEAVWKKADA
- a CDS encoding CynX/NimT family MFS transporter; translation: MKEVGNKSALTGVIFAILLVALNLRPAISSIGPMLDPIRTDLLLTNGQVSLLTAVPVLCMGVFAPFAIVFNRRYGLKRSIGFLLAVIGVFTLGRGFWPSYFNLLLSSFFIGIAIAIIGPMLSAMIKRDFPARTASLIGIYSFGMGLGATLAAGLTSIVYAAAGWPAGLAIWSVLAIAALIVWLRMPEAKSKGQAQAMPDDPLPITESPWKNVKAWYMLLFFGFQSAFFFSMLTWLAPIAIDKGLSVLSAGAVVTVMTAVQIVCNISIPLLFSRYPNRFLWVLVVLGFGTGGILLLMFAGAWSVWPAAVLIGVALGGLFPIALLLPLDATNSADEANSWAAMTQSGGYLISAFMPFIIGVVYDQTGNHDITLWMFLAFVFLMVLFAYLLNRKP
- a CDS encoding ABC-F family ATP-binding cassette domain-containing protein, whose protein sequence is MIAVNDVSLRFGDRKLFEDVNIQFNPGNCYGLIGANGAGKSTFIKILSGELEAQSGNVSLGSGERLAVLKQNHFEYEEHVVLDTVIMGHKKLYDVMSEKNAIYMKEDFSDEDGMRAAELEGEFADLNGWEAESEAAILLQGLGISEDLHDKKMAELSGSDKVKVLLAQALFGKPDVLLLDEPTNHLDLKAIQWLEEFLINFDNTVIVVSHDRHFLNKVCTHIADLDFGKIQLYVGNYDFWYESSQLATRLASDQNAKKEEKIKELQAFIARFSANASKSKQATSRKKMLDKIELDDIRPSSRKYPFVNFTIGREIGNDVLTVKDLSQTVDGKQLLNNISFNMNKDDKIVLIGDPLAKSALLRILAEEDEPATGSARWGVTTSRAYLPIDNTEYFEGSETSLVDWLRQYSPEDESETFLRGFLGRMLFSGEEVKKKPSVLSGGEKVRCMLSKMMLSHANVLLLDEPTNHLDLESIQALNNGMIAFKGAMVFTSHDHQFIQTVANRVIEIQEDGSILDKQLTYDEFLEWKEAQGIAK
- a CDS encoding YkvA family protein, giving the protein MENEYLSKSLPSEEKQQDFYQKLRVRVHNWLESKSSKLDSAGQFVFFAPDLFHLLTRLLLDSRIDKKSKAYVGAGVLYFMAPIDLLPEILVGPGGFMDDVIVAVYVLNTVLNRFPKEVVTEHWAGDEDLLKVLSKLANSGDQLAAKLPAGKAVKRFLK
- a CDS encoding cold-shock protein, with the translated sequence MQGKVKEFNDDKGFGYIEGDTGELFYFETININEEGFRRFMPNQHVEFTVYDGAPGKERVATNVTLVF
- a CDS encoding cold-shock protein; protein product: MQEGTVKWFNSEKGFGFIEVEGGDDVFVHFSAIQGEGFKTLDEGQRVEFEVEEGNRGPQATNVTKL